The stretch of DNA CTCCAGTTCTCCATCTCGACGGTGGCCGAGCCGGTGTTCTCCATCAGCACGTACTCGGTTTCACCGCTGACTTCGACGATAGTGACGCTCGGACTCTCGCCGCCGCCGTCCGTTGACGCCGTGAACGGGTCGAACAGCTCCGTCCCGTCGGCGAAGTTCGTGGTCGCCGGGTTGCTCGCCCCGGCGAGGTTGTCGTCGCCGTCGGTGACCGCGGTAGTAGTGAAGCCGACGTCGGCGTCGAGATCGGCGAGGAGTGGGTCGAAGTTGCCGAGCGCATCGGTGTCCGCGGCGGTCCCCAACAGGACGATCGCGCCGCCGGCGTCCGCGAACGTCGTGATACGGTCGCGCTCGTCGGTGGAGAGCGCCTCCGTCGGCGTCGAGACGACCAGGGCGCTCGCGACCGTCTCGTCGCCGTCGAGCAGTGCGGGGCCGTTGTCGTCCAGCAGGTCGTTGGTGGGCTGGAACGCGATCGAGTCGAGCGCGGCCGTGGACTGGCCTTCGAGGTAGCGCTGGTAGTAGGCGGCGTCCTCGGCGGCGATCGAGAAGCCGGCATTGAACTGGCCGTGGCCGCCGTCGATCAGCACGCGCCCGTCGATGCCGCCTGCGAGGCGGTCGATCACGTTGGTCAGGAACGGGTACTGGCCGTAGCCCTCGATGCCGGGGCCACCCTCGTCCGACTCGAACTCCTCGTCGACGATCGGCCCGCCGAGGACTGCAACGCCGGCGTCGTCGTCGAGCGCGACGAGCGGGTCGTCGCCCTCGGAGGAGACGACGGTCGTGCCACCCGACACCGCGACCGGCTCGGGGAAGAACAGCGACTCGACGGCCGAATCGCCGGACTCCGGCACCGCGCTCGTGTCGGAGACGGACCAGAGGTTCGTGCCGGCGTCACGTGCGGCCCGCTCGTGGTCCCAGTACCGATCGTGGTTCGCGAACCCCGAGGAGTAGAGCCGGGCGTAGCCGTCTTCGATCACGCGTTCGTTGTACACGTCGCCGTTGGGGAGTTCGAGATACCCCAGCAGGCGCCCGTAGCTCCCACGAAGCGGCTCGTTGTCGTCGAACGTGAGCGTGACCGTCTCGCCGTTCAGGAGATCCTCCGCGTACGCCGAGGCGGCGTCGGCCTCCTCCCGGAGCGCATCGCCGTCGGTGACGCCCTCGTACTCTTCGATCCGCTCCTCGGTGTCGCCCGTCTCGGCCGTGTCGACGCCGAGGATCCGAACGGTCTTTTCGGTGCCGTCGGCGAACTGGACGTCGGCCGTGTCGCCGTCCGCGACGCTGACAACGTCCACCTCGTAGGACTCGTCACGATCCAGTTCGAGACCAATCCCCGCGCGTTCCCCAAACAGGCTGGGATGGTCGTCGGTGTTGAACTGTGTCGTCGTGAACGCGAAGTCGCCGTCACCGTTCAACACCTGATTGTCGTTGAACCGGATCGCCGTCGACAGCGCCGCCGCGATCTCGTTGAGGTTGCTCGTCGCGTCGAAGTTGTTGTAGTCGGACTGATCCATGAGGACGACCAGCCCGCCGTCGTCGGCAAACGACGCGAGCGCCTCGAGCTCCGCGTCCGAGAACGTGTCCGCGGGGGAGGTGATCACGACACCGTCAGCGTCGGCCAGATCGGCCGCGATGTCGGTGGTCGCCGACAGCGTGTAGTCGGCGTCCTCGACGTACGTCTCGATCGCGGTGTGTGCCGCCAGATCGTAGAACTGCCCGTGGCCCTCGTCCCAGAGTACCGTCCCCGACCCCAGCTCGCGGTCGAAGAGATTCAGGAACAGCTCGTCGTTACCGTACTGGGCGAACGCCGTGTCGTCTTGGACGAACGGGACGCCGGCCGCGAAGATCCCGTCGTCGTACGCCATCAGCGGCAACGGGTCGTCGTCGCCGTAAGGAACGGAGTCGCCGTTGCCGTCCTCATCGACGGACTGTGCACCGGCCTCGGCCCTAACGACGATTTGTTCGTCAGTGAGGCCACCGGGGTCGCCCGGCAGTTCGCCGTCGGGGAGCGAGCCCGGGGTGTCGGTACCGAGCAAGCTGGCCGTCGAGTCGAAGCTGAGCGTCCCGATCAGCTCCTCCGGGACGGGCTCGGACTCCTCGTCGCCCCCGTCGTCGGACCCGTCCTGTGGCGGCTCCCCTGCGCCGTGGATCGTCAGGTCCACGTCGTAGCTGTCGGTCGATATCTCGGTCGTGTCGATGTAGACGCCCAAGGGGATCGACTCCCCGATACCCAGCTCTACTGCATCACCTTCCGAGAACTGCGTGTCACGGTTCGAGTGAGTGTAGAGATAGAACGCCCCGTCGGCGAACGTCGACGACTCGACGCTCGTCCAGACGTACGTCGACGACGTTCCCTGGTTCTGGACCCACAGCGTGTCGTCGAACGTGTACGTCGAGTCTCCGCCGACGCCCACCCCACCGTTGCTGTTGCCGCTGAAGTCTAGCACCACCTGTCCGTCGTCCTCGTCGACGAACGCCCCGTTCTGGTCACCCGGCCCCAACGCGAGGTAGGCGTTCGAGTCGCCCGTGACGGTGACCTCCGCCTGTCGATTCGCCTCCACTGTCGAGAACGCGCCGGATCCGAGAGCCATGCTCGTTCCCGCCGCCGTCCCGACCCCGATGAGTAGATTACGCCGTTTCATTGGTGTCTCCCCGAACTGGCCGCTCCGACCGCCCGGGATACCGCCGACGGTCCACACGGACCGTCCACGTGTCTGACATTCGCAAAGAAACGTGGATAAACGTAGCTATTACCCCTATATAATACCTACAAACATGAGATACTGCGATGGACGGCTCGCTACCCAAACAGCGACGCAACCCCAGAGAACGACCACCGACGAGGACGGAACTCTCCCGTCGTGATCAGTACGGCACTGCGTACAGCACGATCGCGAGGAACGGGACCAGCGCCAGCAGCATCGCGATCGCGTAGCCGAACATCTCCCGCGCTTTCACGCCGGTGATTGCCAGCAACGGCAGCGCCCAGAACGGGTTCAGCAGGTTCGTGTGGGCGTCGCCGACCGCGTACGCGATCGTCGCCTGCCCGTAGGGAACGCCGAGATCCTGTGCAGCCTGCAGCACCGAGGGGCCGACGACTCTCACGCC from Halolamina sediminis encodes:
- a CDS encoding lamin tail domain-containing protein — translated: MALGSGAFSTVEANRQAEVTVTGDSNAYLALGPGDQNGAFVDEDDGQVVLDFSGNSNGGVGVGGDSTYTFDDTLWVQNQGTSSTYVWTSVESSTFADGAFYLYTHSNRDTQFSEGDAVELGIGESIPLGVYIDTTEISTDSYDVDLTIHGAGEPPQDGSDDGGDEESEPVPEELIGTLSFDSTASLLGTDTPGSLPDGELPGDPGGLTDEQIVVRAEAGAQSVDEDGNGDSVPYGDDDPLPLMAYDDGIFAAGVPFVQDDTAFAQYGNDELFLNLFDRELGSGTVLWDEGHGQFYDLAAHTAIETYVEDADYTLSATTDIAADLADADGVVITSPADTFSDAELEALASFADDGGLVVLMDQSDYNNFDATSNLNEIAAALSTAIRFNDNQVLNGDGDFAFTTTQFNTDDHPSLFGERAGIGLELDRDESYEVDVVSVADGDTADVQFADGTEKTVRILGVDTAETGDTEERIEEYEGVTDGDALREEADAASAYAEDLLNGETVTLTFDDNEPLRGSYGRLLGYLELPNGDVYNERVIEDGYARLYSSGFANHDRYWDHERAARDAGTNLWSVSDTSAVPESGDSAVESLFFPEPVAVSGGTTVVSSEGDDPLVALDDDAGVAVLGGPIVDEEFESDEGGPGIEGYGQYPFLTNVIDRLAGGIDGRVLIDGGHGQFNAGFSIAAEDAAYYQRYLEGQSTAALDSIAFQPTNDLLDDNGPALLDGDETVASALVVSTPTEALSTDERDRITTFADAGGAIVLLGTAADTDALGNFDPLLADLDADVGFTTTAVTDGDDNLAGASNPATTNFADGTELFDPFTASTDGGGESPSVTIVEVSGETEYVLMENTGSATVEMENWSVGDAADHTYTFPATALGAGETVVVSNDGKSGGTVPDADILRNWDEGYVWNNGGDTATLADADGETVDSYSY